A region of Subtercola boreus DNA encodes the following proteins:
- the murI gene encoding glutamate racemase yields MSDAPIGIFDSGVGGLTVARAIRDQLPNESLLYVGDTAHSPYGPKPLADVRRFALAVLDDLVDQGVKMLVIACNTASAAMLRDARERYSVPVVEVIQPAVRAAVTATRNHRVGVIGTTATITSRAYNDAFAAAPHLDLSSVACPRFVDFVESGDTSSPELLTVAAGYLAPLQQAGVDTLVLGCTHYPFLKGAISVVMGESVTLVSSDTETANDVYRELVGLGIQRTSRDAPSYRYEATGESAEEFLRLANRFLGPAVSSVDLVETGAIALPDIARVRAALAGQSTERPGIKPHPRFKENR; encoded by the coding sequence GTGAGCGACGCACCGATTGGCATCTTCGATTCCGGAGTGGGTGGCCTGACCGTCGCCCGGGCCATCCGTGACCAGTTGCCGAACGAATCGCTCCTCTACGTCGGCGACACCGCGCACTCGCCCTACGGCCCGAAACCGCTCGCCGACGTGCGCCGCTTCGCCCTCGCCGTGCTCGACGACCTGGTCGACCAGGGCGTGAAGATGCTGGTCATCGCCTGCAACACAGCGTCGGCGGCGATGCTGCGGGATGCCCGGGAGCGCTATTCGGTTCCTGTCGTCGAGGTGATCCAGCCCGCCGTGCGCGCCGCTGTGACCGCGACGCGCAACCACCGGGTGGGCGTCATCGGCACCACCGCCACCATCACCTCGCGCGCCTACAACGACGCCTTCGCCGCGGCACCGCACCTGGACCTGTCGAGCGTCGCGTGCCCGCGGTTCGTCGACTTCGTCGAGAGCGGCGACACGTCGAGCCCCGAACTGCTCACGGTGGCTGCCGGGTACCTGGCGCCGTTGCAGCAGGCCGGCGTCGACACTCTGGTGCTCGGATGCACGCACTATCCGTTCCTGAAGGGGGCGATCAGCGTGGTGATGGGCGAGAGTGTCACGCTGGTGTCGAGCGACACCGAGACCGCGAATGATGTCTATCGCGAACTGGTCGGTCTCGGCATCCAGCGCACCTCGCGCGACGCGCCGAGCTACCGGTACGAGGCGACGGGCGAGAGTGCCGAAGAGTTCCTGAGGCTCGCGAACCGCTTCCTCGGCCCCGCCGTCTCGTCGGTCGACCTCGTCGAGACCGGCGCTATTGCGCTTCCCGACATCGCCCGCGTGCGCGCCGCCCTCGCTGGGCAGAGCACCGAGCGCCCCGGCATCAAACCTCACCCCCGTTTCAAGGAGAACCGATGA
- the rph gene encoding ribonuclease PH: MTDNTSAALVRADGRAVGDLRPVTIERGWSAQAEGSALISFGNTKVLCTASFTNGVPRWMSGKGKGWVTAEYAMLPRSTNSRMDRESVKGKIGGRTHEISRLIGRSLRAVVDMKALGENTIVIDCDVLQADGGTRTAAITGAYVAMVDAIEWARGRKFIGQKAQPLIDSVSAISVGIIDGVPMLDLAYVEDVRAETDMNVVVTGRGLFVEVQGTAEGAPFDRAELNSLLDLALVGTTELAAAQTGALTSRDDA, encoded by the coding sequence ATGACAGACAACACTTCCGCAGCCCTCGTGCGCGCCGACGGCCGGGCGGTCGGCGACCTCCGCCCGGTGACCATCGAGCGCGGCTGGAGCGCGCAGGCCGAAGGCTCGGCGCTGATCTCGTTCGGCAACACGAAGGTGCTCTGCACGGCCTCGTTCACGAACGGCGTTCCGCGTTGGATGTCGGGGAAGGGCAAGGGGTGGGTCACCGCCGAGTACGCGATGCTGCCCCGGTCGACGAACAGCCGGATGGACCGCGAATCGGTCAAGGGCAAGATCGGGGGCCGGACCCATGAGATCTCGCGTCTGATCGGACGGTCGCTCCGCGCGGTCGTCGACATGAAGGCGCTCGGCGAGAACACGATCGTCATCGACTGTGACGTTCTGCAGGCCGACGGCGGTACCCGGACGGCCGCCATCACCGGCGCCTACGTGGCCATGGTCGACGCGATCGAATGGGCCAGGGGCCGCAAGTTCATCGGCCAGAAGGCCCAGCCGCTCATCGACAGCGTCTCGGCGATCTCCGTCGGGATCATCGACGGCGTACCCATGCTCGATCTGGCATATGTCGAAGACGTCCGTGCCGAAACCGACATGAACGTGGTCGTCACCGGCCGCGGACTTTTCGTGGAGGTTCAGGGAACAGCTGAGGGCGCACCGTTCGACCGCGCGGAACTGAATTCGCTGCTGGACCTGGCACTGGTCGGAACCACCGAACTCGCGGCCGCCCAGACCGGTGCCCTCACGAGCAGGGACGACGCGTGA
- the rdgB gene encoding RdgB/HAM1 family non-canonical purine NTP pyrophosphatase, whose product MRVVLATHNQHKVDEFQKILGARLPELEIVKYEGPEPIEDGVTFAENSLIKARAAARHTGLPALADDSGIAVDILGGSPGIFSARWAGHGRGDQANRELLLDQLADIHDDQRGAAFVCHIAVVVPAGAPGDATAGDAAAADIAWEDVASGFWRGSLTREPRGANGFGYDPVFVPSGLDVTAAELSPEEKNAISHRALAFENVIPLLRMNVIPK is encoded by the coding sequence ATGCGCGTGGTGCTCGCCACGCACAACCAGCACAAGGTCGACGAGTTCCAGAAGATCCTCGGCGCGCGGCTGCCGGAGCTCGAGATCGTGAAGTACGAAGGCCCGGAGCCGATCGAAGACGGGGTGACCTTCGCCGAGAACTCTCTGATCAAGGCGCGTGCTGCGGCCCGGCACACCGGGCTCCCGGCCCTCGCAGACGACTCGGGGATCGCTGTCGACATCCTCGGCGGCTCGCCGGGGATCTTCTCGGCGCGCTGGGCCGGGCACGGCCGGGGCGACCAGGCCAACCGTGAGCTGCTGCTCGACCAGCTCGCCGACATTCACGACGACCAGCGCGGGGCGGCGTTCGTCTGCCACATCGCGGTGGTCGTGCCGGCAGGTGCCCCGGGTGACGCGACCGCAGGAGACGCAGCCGCGGCTGACATCGCCTGGGAGGACGTGGCGTCGGGCTTCTGGCGGGGTTCCCTCACCCGGGAGCCTCGCGGAGCGAACGGCTTCGGCTACGACCCGGTGTTCGTGCCGTCAGGGCTCGATGTCACCGCTGCCGAGCTCAGTCCGGAAGAGAAGAACGCGATCAGCCATCGGGCGCTCGCCTTCGAGAACGTTATTCCGCTGCTGAGAATGAACGTCATTCCCAAGTAG
- a CDS encoding cation diffusion facilitator family transporter, whose product MSTQSTGHSEGHSHASRSTNRTRLLIAIGIVSLVLVVEVVGALVSGSLALLADAGHMLSDLFGLIIALVASIIALRPASDRHTFGFQRAEVLAALANGLILVVVAVFVGIEGISRLLSPETDHVQGTPMLIIASIGLVANVAALLVLRGGDRQSFNMRGAYLEVLGDTLGSIAVIIAGIVIITTGFVAADAIASLAIAVMIVPRAFVLIRDVVAVLIQSAPKETDVQQIRRHILETEGVLEVHDVHVWAITSGEPVFSAHVVVDPQIFAAGETGALLDRLSGCLTSHFDVEHSTFQLEPAEHAGHEHEQHR is encoded by the coding sequence ATGAGCACACAGAGCACAGGACACAGCGAGGGTCACAGCCACGCGTCCCGGTCGACGAACCGTACGCGGCTCCTCATCGCGATCGGAATCGTCTCGCTGGTGCTGGTCGTCGAGGTGGTCGGCGCACTCGTCAGCGGTTCCCTGGCGCTGCTGGCCGATGCCGGGCACATGCTCTCCGACCTCTTCGGGCTGATCATCGCGCTGGTGGCGTCGATCATCGCCCTCCGCCCGGCCTCCGACCGGCACACCTTCGGGTTCCAGCGCGCGGAGGTGCTTGCGGCTCTCGCCAACGGGCTGATTCTGGTCGTGGTTGCCGTCTTCGTGGGCATCGAAGGCATCTCACGGCTGCTCTCACCCGAAACCGACCACGTGCAGGGCACCCCGATGCTCATCATCGCGTCGATCGGGCTCGTCGCGAACGTCGCGGCGCTGCTGGTGCTCCGCGGGGGCGACCGGCAGTCGTTCAACATGCGTGGTGCCTACCTCGAGGTGCTCGGCGACACCCTCGGCTCGATCGCCGTCATCATCGCAGGCATCGTGATCATCACCACGGGCTTCGTCGCGGCGGACGCCATCGCGTCCCTCGCGATCGCCGTCATGATCGTGCCGCGGGCGTTCGTGCTCATCCGCGATGTGGTGGCGGTGCTCATCCAGTCGGCGCCGAAGGAGACGGATGTGCAGCAGATCCGTCGGCACATCCTGGAGACAGAGGGCGTACTCGAAGTGCACGATGTGCACGTCTGGGCGATCACCTCAGGAGAGCCGGTGTTCTCGGCGCACGTGGTCGTCGACCCACAGATCTTCGCCGCCGGCGAGACGGGGGCGCTGCTCGACCGCCTGTCGGGCTGCCTCACGTCGCACTTCGACGTGGAGCACTCCACGTTCCAGCTCGAGCCGGCGGAGCACGCCGGCCATGAACACGAGCAGCACCGCTAG
- a CDS encoding DedA family protein, which translates to MHAALIPWLDPNTLIDGFGPFALLGICFIIFAETGLLVGFVLPGDTLLFFTGILTFIGTIGVPIYFVAPAIGLAAFIGGEVGYLIGRKAGPRIFERKESGFFSIKNVERTNAFFERYGGFAVILARFVPVVRTFAPIAAGVGKMDPRKYSLYNAIGAIIWGGGIVMLGYFLGQIPMVKDFSEKYIDVVLLAVVVLTLVPTVFHTVQSSRKAKKAAAASDAESVEATGAAEELLLDPTVFNRGVAGKRDAS; encoded by the coding sequence ATGCACGCTGCCTTGATCCCCTGGCTCGACCCGAACACGCTGATCGACGGTTTCGGGCCGTTCGCGCTGCTGGGCATCTGCTTCATCATCTTCGCCGAGACCGGGCTGCTCGTGGGTTTCGTGCTGCCGGGCGACACGCTGCTGTTCTTCACGGGCATCCTGACCTTCATCGGCACCATCGGCGTGCCCATCTACTTCGTCGCTCCTGCCATCGGCCTCGCCGCCTTCATCGGCGGTGAAGTCGGCTACCTCATCGGGCGGAAGGCCGGCCCCCGCATCTTCGAACGCAAGGAGTCGGGCTTCTTCAGCATCAAGAACGTCGAGCGCACGAACGCCTTCTTCGAGCGCTACGGCGGCTTCGCCGTGATCCTGGCCCGTTTCGTGCCGGTCGTCCGCACCTTCGCACCGATCGCGGCGGGCGTCGGCAAGATGGATCCCCGCAAGTACAGCCTCTACAACGCGATCGGCGCGATCATCTGGGGCGGCGGCATCGTCATGCTCGGCTACTTCCTCGGCCAGATCCCCATGGTCAAAGATTTCAGCGAGAAGTACATCGACGTGGTGCTGCTGGCCGTCGTCGTGCTGACACTGGTGCCCACCGTGTTCCACACCGTCCAGTCGTCGCGGAAGGCCAAGAAGGCGGCCGCCGCCAGCGACGCCGAGTCCGTCGAGGCGACCGGTGCGGCCGAGGAGTTGCTGCTCGACCCGACCGTGTTCAACCGCGGTGTCGCCGGCAAGCGCGACGCCAGCTGA
- a CDS encoding MFS transporter yields MSTSEPAPAAAAPAVPAPAFRIRSVAASALIPALLFAIGEGAIIPIIPAVAGNLGAGLALAGFIAGMTMIGELVGDIPSGWVVSRIGERRSMIYAAVLSIVAIILCLVAREPLLFGIGIFLLGLSAAIFALARHAFMTSYVPVAYRARALSTLGGTFRAGWFIGPFLGAGLIALTGSSLSVFFVMGLCGVAIIVLLLVVDDPTEKLVKPDAGETLVAAEAEGLFTTIWTHRRVLTRIGSGVAIVSALRASRTVVLPLWALSLGLGESNTALIVGLGAAIDFALFYTSGQIMDRFGRLWSALPSMIGMGTCLLILSFTHDTGHAVGWFIVLTILLGLSNGISSGIVMTLGADLAPKTSPAPFLGAFRFTGDLGSAAAPVLIAGLVAVAGLPLAVGTVGVVGFLGAGVMLRYIPRFLPRSLAHKSLGFRAGV; encoded by the coding sequence ATGAGTACTTCTGAGCCGGCACCCGCTGCGGCGGCACCCGCCGTGCCTGCACCCGCCTTCCGCATCAGGTCGGTCGCGGCATCCGCTCTCATCCCCGCCCTGCTCTTCGCGATCGGCGAAGGCGCGATCATCCCGATAATCCCCGCGGTCGCCGGCAACCTCGGCGCGGGGCTCGCGCTGGCCGGTTTCATTGCGGGCATGACGATGATCGGCGAGTTGGTCGGCGACATCCCGAGCGGCTGGGTGGTGTCCCGGATCGGTGAGCGCCGGTCGATGATCTACGCCGCCGTGCTCTCGATCGTCGCGATCATCCTGTGCCTGGTCGCCCGCGAGCCTCTGCTGTTCGGCATCGGGATCTTCCTGCTCGGGCTCTCCGCCGCGATCTTCGCCCTCGCGCGGCACGCCTTCATGACGAGTTACGTGCCCGTCGCCTACCGGGCGCGCGCGCTCTCCACTCTCGGCGGCACGTTCCGGGCGGGCTGGTTCATCGGCCCGTTCCTCGGGGCGGGCCTCATTGCGCTCACCGGTTCCTCTCTCTCGGTGTTCTTCGTGATGGGGCTCTGCGGTGTCGCCATCATCGTGCTCCTGCTGGTCGTCGACGACCCCACCGAGAAGCTGGTGAAACCGGATGCCGGCGAGACCCTCGTCGCCGCCGAAGCCGAGGGCCTCTTCACCACAATCTGGACCCACCGCCGGGTGCTGACGCGGATCGGGTCGGGCGTCGCCATCGTCAGCGCGCTGCGGGCCAGCCGCACTGTCGTTCTGCCGCTCTGGGCCCTGAGCCTCGGGCTCGGCGAGAGCAACACCGCGCTCATCGTGGGTCTCGGTGCCGCCATCGACTTCGCCCTCTTCTACACCAGTGGCCAGATCATGGACCGGTTTGGCCGTCTCTGGAGCGCGCTGCCCTCGATGATCGGGATGGGCACGTGCCTGCTGATCCTGTCGTTCACCCATGACACGGGCCACGCTGTCGGCTGGTTCATCGTGCTGACCATCCTTCTCGGGCTCTCGAACGGCATCTCGAGCGGCATCGTGATGACACTCGGCGCCGACCTGGCACCGAAGACGTCGCCGGCGCCGTTCCTCGGGGCCTTCCGCTTCACCGGGGACCTCGGATCCGCTGCCGCACCCGTGCTCATCGCCGGCCTCGTGGCGGTCGCCGGCCTCCCCCTCGCCGTGGGAACGGTCGGGGTGGTGGGCTTTCTCGGGGCCGGTGTCATGCTCCGTTACATCCCGCGATTCCTGCCGCGGAGCCTTGCTCACAAATCGCTGGGATTCCGCGCGGGCGTCTGA
- the prfB gene encoding peptide chain release factor 2, which produces MLELDLSEQISALRSTFSDITSVVDVEGLKAQIAELSEQAGVPDLWNDTEKAQKVTSELSHRQAELAKIVSIDSRLDDLEIMVELANDESDEDAVAEAQAELASLTKLLGELEVQTLLNGEYDPRPAVVTIRAGAGGVDASDFAEMLLRMYLRWAEQHGHKSTVLDTSYAEEAGIKSATIEIDSPYAFGTLSVEAGTHRLVRMSPFNSAGKRQTSFAAVEVVPLIETTDVVEVPENDIRVDVFRSSGPGGQSVNTTDSAVRITHLPTGIVVSCQNEKSQIQNRAAALRVLQSRLLLLQREQENATKKELAGNITASWGDQMRSYVLAPYQMVKDLRTDYEVNNPSNVFDGDLDGFISAGIRWRKRKQD; this is translated from the coding sequence GTGTTAGAACTCGACCTCTCTGAGCAGATCAGTGCCCTCCGTTCGACCTTCAGCGACATCACGTCGGTGGTAGATGTCGAGGGCCTCAAGGCTCAGATCGCCGAGCTCAGCGAGCAGGCCGGGGTGCCCGATCTCTGGAACGACACAGAGAAGGCGCAGAAGGTCACCAGCGAACTCTCGCACCGCCAGGCCGAGCTCGCGAAAATCGTCAGCATCGACTCGCGGCTCGACGACCTCGAGATCATGGTCGAGCTCGCGAACGACGAATCCGACGAAGACGCCGTGGCCGAGGCGCAGGCCGAGCTCGCGAGCCTCACCAAACTGCTCGGTGAGCTCGAGGTGCAGACGCTGCTGAACGGGGAGTACGACCCGCGGCCCGCCGTCGTCACGATCCGCGCCGGTGCGGGCGGCGTCGACGCCTCCGACTTCGCCGAGATGCTGCTCCGCATGTACCTCCGCTGGGCCGAGCAGCACGGCCACAAGTCGACGGTGCTCGACACGAGCTACGCCGAAGAGGCGGGCATCAAGAGCGCCACGATCGAGATCGACTCGCCCTACGCGTTCGGCACGCTCTCGGTGGAGGCCGGCACGCACCGTCTGGTGCGCATGAGCCCCTTCAACTCGGCCGGCAAGCGCCAGACGAGTTTTGCCGCCGTCGAGGTGGTTCCGCTGATCGAGACCACCGACGTGGTGGAGGTACCCGAGAACGACATCCGGGTCGACGTCTTCCGCTCGAGCGGGCCGGGTGGCCAGTCGGTCAACACCACGGACTCCGCCGTGCGCATCACGCACCTCCCGACCGGCATCGTGGTCAGCTGCCAGAACGAGAAGAGCCAGATCCAGAACCGCGCCGCGGCCCTCCGGGTGCTGCAGTCGCGGCTGCTGCTGCTGCAGCGCGAGCAGGAGAATGCGACCAAAAAGGAACTCGCGGGCAACATCACGGCGAGCTGGGGCGACCAGATGCGGAGCTACGTTCTCGCTCCCTACCAGATGGTGAAGGATCTGCGCACGGACTACGAGGTCAACAACCCCAGCAACGTCTTCGACGGCGACCTCGACGGGTTCATCTCTGCGGGCATCCGCTGGCGTAAGCGCAAACAGGACTAA